From the genome of Pseudomonadota bacterium:
AATAGTGATATTTGGGGGGCGAGTGTGTAATGCTTTTCAGTAGACATAAAAAAAGGGTTGCGATATATATCGCAACCCTTTAGAAATTTCTGGTGGGCCATCCCGGACTCGAACCGGGAACCTGCTGATTAAGAGTCAGATGCTCTACCAATTGAGCTAATGGCCCGCTAAATTTAAAAGCAGCCCGAATCTAGCATGATCGAGCCTTTTACGTCAAGTCATTATGGTGAAATAAATGAGTAAAGTTCTGATTATCGGCGCCGGCGGCGTCGGCGGTGTGGTCACCCATAAATGCACCCAGGTTCCTGAGGTGTTCGACGAAATAGTCCTTGCCAGCAGGACCGTTGATAAGTGCGATAAAATAAATGCACAGGTCGGCGGTTCATTAAAAACCGCGCAAATTGATGCGGACAACACCCCTGAGTTAATTGAATTGATCAAGCAGTATCAGCCCCAACTGGTGGTCAATGTCGCGTTGCCGTATCAGGATTTGTCGATCATGGATGCCTGCCTTGCCACCGGGGTGGATTATCTGGATACGGCAAATTATGAGCCGCCGGACGAGGCCAAGTTCTGCTATAAATGGCAGTGGGACTACCAGGAGCGGTTCCGGGAAAAAGGCCTCATGGCGCTTCTCGGCTGCGGCTTTGATCCCGGGGTGACCAATATTTTCTGCGCTTATGCCCGGAAGCATCATTTTGACGAGATCAATTATATCGATATTCTGGATGCCAATGCCGGTGATCACGGCCATCCCTTTGCCACCAATTTCAATCCGGAAATAAATATCCGTGAAGTCACCGCCAGGGGCAAATACTGGGAAAACGGTCAATGGCTGGAAACCGATCCCTTGTCAATCCATCAGACCTTTGATTTTCCGGCAATCGGCCCCAAGGAAGCCTACCTGATGTATCACGAGGAATTGGAATCCCTGGTAAAAAATATCAAGGGCCTGAAACGTATCAGGTTCTGGATGACATTTTCCGAAAATTATCTGCGGCATCTTGAAGTGCTGCAGAATGTCGGGATGACCCGGATCGATCCAATTATCTATGAAGGAAAAGAGATTATCCCTCTGCAGTTTTTGAAAGCCGTGCTGCCCGAACCCTCGTCCCTGGGCGCTTCCACCAGGGGTAAGACCTGCATCGGCTGCCTTATCGATGGGAAAAAAGACGGCAAGGCCAAAAAAATATTCATCTATAATGTCTGTGATCATCAGGAATGTTTCCGGGAAGTGGGCTCACAGGCCATATCATACACCACCGGGGTGCCGGCGATGATCGGCGCCATGCTCATAGTAAACGGGGTATGGCGAAAGCCCGGAGTATTTAATGTGGAAGAGCTGGATCCTGATCCGTTCATGGACAAGCTCATGATTCATGGCCTTCCCTGGCAGATTAAAGAAATGTAGTTACCATGCAGATTGATTTAAATAATATACCAACTCCTTGTTATGTCTGCGATCGCGGCAAGCTGGAGGAAAACCTCAGGATAATCGATTCGGTTCAGAAACGAACCGGCTGCAGGATTCTCCTGGCTTTCAAGGGATTTGCCATGTTCAGCCTGTTCCCGCAGATCAGCAAGTATCTTGTGGGCGCGTCAGCCAGTTCGCTGGACGAGGCGCGTCTTGCCCGGGAGGAATTCGGCAGTGAGGTGCATGTCTATGTCCCGGCGTACAGGGAAGAGGAGTTTGCTGAGATTGCCGGGTATGCCGATCATCTCGTCTTCAATTCCTTTTCCCAATGGGGATTTTTCAGGGACAAGGTTGCCGGCATCAAAAAAAATATATCCTGCGGTATCCGTATCAATCCGCAATATTCCGAGGTGGAGACCGACCTGTATAATCCCTGCGGCAGATACTCACGTCTTGGCGTGACAAGAGAGAACTTTCAACCGGATAAGCTGAGTGGCATTTCCGGGTTGCATTTCCATGCCCTTTGCGAACAGAATGCCGATGCGCTCCAAAATACCCTTGCAGCGGTTGAGGAAAAATTCGGCCCCTGGCTCAAACAGATGGACTGGGTGAATTTCGGCGGTGGCCATCATATCACCCGGGCCGATTATGATATTGATCTGCTCTGTGGGTTGATCACCGATTTTGCAGAAAAGTACGGGGTACAGGTCTATCTTGAACCGGGGGAAGCCATTGCGCTCAATATCGGGGTGCTGGTGACCCGGGTGCTGGATATTGTAAAGAATGAGATGGATATCGCCATCCTTGATACGTCGGCTGCGGCCCATATGCCGGATGTTCTTGAAATGCCCTATCGTCCGGAAATTGTCGGGGCCGGCAAGCCGGGGGAGTTTAACCATACCTTTCGGCTGGGCGGCCTGACCTGCCTGGCCGGCGATGTCATCGGCGATTATTCGTTTCCCAAGCCCCTGGAAATCGGCCAGAAGCTTGTTTTTCAAGACATGGGCCATTACACCATGGTCAAGAACAATACCTTTAACGGTGTGAGATTGCCGTCCATCGCGATTTATGATCCTCAATCTGGCACAACCGAAATCGTCCGCAAGTTTTCCTATGAGGATTACAGGAATCGTTTGTCATGATTTAACCTGTTCAGGATGATTCAAGATTAATAGAACCGCAGAATATCGATCAAGGAATGACGAATGACGAATGACGAATGATGAAGGAAAATTACAAATATTTAGATATTCCTTTTTACCCGAACCGTTTTGACAACCCTTCCTGACTTGTAACGTATAGCTTTATTTATAATCTTCACTTCTTTATTCGAAATTCCTGGTTCAATATTCGATATTTCAAATACCTCCCAATATGAGACCCCCTTTCAAGGAGAATAATCAAGGACGCCTCAATTGTGGTATGGCTAGTATCTAGTCAGGGCAATCTTCACCACCGTCCCCCGTCCTTCTTCGCTTTCAATGGTAAAAGAGCTTCCGGCATGGCCTTCAACAATTCTTTTTGAAACAGCAAGCCCCAGGCCGGTTCCCTGTTGCTTGGTGGTGAAAAAAGGTTCAAAGATCTTTTTCTTCATTGCTTCAGGGATTCCCGGTCCTGAGTCGCGTACTGCAATTTCCGCGGTGTTTTCAACATACCTGGTTTCTATGGAGAGCTTGCCGCCGTCCCCGGATGCTTCAATGCTGTTTTTGACGACATTGATCAGCACCTGCTTGAGTTTTTCCTCATCCCCTTCGATGAGGATGCAGGTGTCATGGAGTTTTATTTCCAGGTCGATTTTCTTGCTCCGGCATTCATCTGAGACCAGGGCATGGACCTCGTCGATAATCCGGCAGAGATCAAATCTTTTCAAATTGAGGATCTGCGGGGTGTAGTAGGTTTTGAGGCCTTTGAGAAGATTTTCTAGCCGGTCCACTTCACTGACGATGATATTGAGCTTCTCGGCGTTCTGCGCATTCTGTTCGTTTTTGGCAAGGCGCCTGGCAAAGCCGCCGATTATGGTCAGGGGGTTTTTTATTTCATGGGTGATTTCCGCAACAGTCTGGCCTAACGCCGCAAGTCTTTCGGCGTTGATCAACTTGTTCTGCAGGTTCTGCTGTTCCGAAAGGTCCCGTACAATGCCGGTAAAGTAGAGTGCATCATTCACCCTGGCAACGGAAAATGAAATCGCTGCGGGAAACGTTTCGCCGCCCTTGCGCATTGCCAGAAATTCTGTGGTGTGGCCGATTAGTTTGCCCTGGCCGGTCTGGATATATCTGCGGACCGCATGCTCATGGCCTTCGCGGCAGGCCGGGCCAAGGATATTTGCCAGGGGTTTTCCCAGCACTTCCTTTTGACTGTATCCAAACACTGATTCGGCCGCCTTGTTGAAAAACAGGACAGTGGAATCCTTGTCAATGGTGATGAAGGCTTCACCGGCATTGTCCACGGCGTCCTTGAGGATGAAGAGTTCCGCGTCGTTTTTTGCCATAAGCATTTCCTGATATAATCGCCGCTATGCTTCAGGTGTATTTCATGAATTATCCTGGATAGCGTTGTTGTCAGAGGAGGGATGGTGCGGCGTGAATCATGTGCCGGCATCTATGCCTTGATTTTCTGTTGCGCCCTTCTGACTGCTTCGGTAATGGAATGGATAGTCAGTGGTTTCATGATGAATTCGGCAACCCCTTGTTCCTTGGCTTGCTGTTCGTTGACTATTTCGCTGAAGCCTGTACAGAGAATGATCGGGATGTCCGGCCGCATCTCAAGGATTTTCCGTGAGAGTTCGATTCCGGTGAGTCCGGGCATGGTCTGGTCGGTCATGATAATGTCGAAATTATCCGGTTCGGCCTTAAAAGCTTCGAAGGCTTCAAGGCTGTCGGTAAACGCAGAGACATTGCAGCCGATCAGGCGAAGGATTTTTTCTCCCAGCTGGGAAATAGACTCTTCATCATCAACAAGCAGGATTCTCCCGGCAATTTTTGATAAAGAAGGTTTGGAAGTTATTATGTGCTCGTAACGGTTTTTATCTTCGACAATGGGAAAATACAAGGTAAATGTTGTTCCTTTATCCGGAGCACTTACAACATCGATAACACCTTCATGGTTTTTTATTATTCCGTGCACCGTGGCCAACCCCAGGCCTGTCCCCTCGCCGTGTTTTTTAGTGGTGAAATAAGGATCGAAGATACGCAACAAGGTCTCTTTATCCATTCCGTGCCCGGTGTCCCTGACCGAGATCTGCGCATATTTCCCAGGCCCCAGTTCCGGATGCTTTGAAGGGTGATTCTCGTCAAACTTTACTTCTTTGAGTTTTACGGAAAGGACGCCGCCTTTTTCACGCATGGCATGATAGGCGTTGGTGCAGAGATTCATGATAACCTGATGGATCTGGGTTACGTCAGCCAGCACTGGATCGCAGTCAGTCTCAATCTCCTGATGAATTTCAATGGTTGTCGGAAGCGTTCCCCGGAGCAGCTTGAGCGCTTCTTTTATTGCCGGTTGTAAAAGCAGCACCCTTCGTTCCTGGTCGGTCTGTCTGCTGAAGGTAAGGATTTGTTTTACCAGATCGGTGGCGCGTTTTCCTGATTTGACGATTTTTTCAAGATGGCCATGAATATTGCTTTCCTGCGGGGTGCTGATCAGTGAAAGCTCCGCGTAGCCGATAATTGCGGTAAGGATATTGTTGAAATCGTGCGCAACACCGCCGGCCAGGGTGCCGATGGCCTCCATCTTCTGTGCCTGCTGGAGATTTTCTTCAGCAAGCTTGGCCCGGGTCATGTCTCTGTAAATGGAAACAACCTCCCCGGAGGGAAGTTTGTAGACAAAGTTTTCCCGCCAGCCTCTGATTCGGTTGTCTTTATACTCCTTAGCGCCGTGTTGGGCCGTCTCACCAGTCCGCCATACCTTTTGCAGAACTTCAAACAGGCCGAATTCTTTGATGCTTGGAAAAACCTCCACGACACTTTTTCCAATCACCTCTTCACGGGAAAGTCTTTCGATATGTTCAGAGGCCTTATTGATATCCACAAAAATAAAATCTTCGGCATTATTTATTGCATTAAAGACCGCAACGCCGCTGCTCATCCGGTCGAAAAGTTCCCGGAAGCGTGCCTCGCTGTTTTCCAGGGCAATTTCTGAATCTTTTCGTTCGGCAATGCGTTTGTTCAGGCTGATGAAATTCAGCCCGGCGCCCAGCAGTCCCAGGAGCCAGAAAAGAACGTGCCCAGTCCAGATGTTTCTGGTGGTTTGTTGTTTCGCGGTCCAGAAAGGTTCCATGGGGACGGTGACGCTGATCCCGCCGCGGATGTCGCCTTCATCGTATCCCTGCTCCGCGTGACAACTCAGGCAATCCTCTTCGGTACGCAAGGGAATCATCAGGCGCATTACATCTTTGTCGTTAAATTTTGTTACCGCGTGAAACTCCTTGGCTCCGGCTTCAAAGGCCCTGAGTGCTTCCGCTTCCCATGGATCGGCAATGTTTTCCGGACGGAGAGGGTTAAGGCTTGTAATGTGTCCGTCAACCTGATGCTTCACCATGCCCAGTTCATAAACCTGGCGGGTCATGTAGGCAGGATTCATCAGGGTAAGGCTTTGGCCGTCTGAGGTTTTGATGTCCCGGTTGGGCTGGTCATCCATATAGGGGTTGGGGGGTGTTTTGGTGGTGATTGGAACGTATACGCCGCCGTGCTGGGTGTTCCATTTTCGGTAGAGGAGGTCTTTTTCAAGATGGGTGCGGGCAACATTCAAGGCAATCTGCAGGTTTTCCGCGGTGTACAGTTTCAGATTCCAGACAAGAGACGCGACAACAATTATCGACCAGCCTAAAGCCATAGCCAAGGCATAATGCCAAACTTTTGTGGATTCTTTTTTTAGTTTGTAATCAAGCATATAGAACAATTTTTACCATGAATGTGCAGATCACACCTTAATAATGATCCTATAGTAAAAAAAAAATCGGCAAAAGGCCAGTATTCTCTTGAATAACAAGATGCTTGTGCCGGGTAACGTTGTTGTCAGGATTGGGGGGGGCGGGGAGTGGAAGTCTGCGGGCTCACAAATAAACAAACGCCAGCCCGATTCTCAGTCTCAGGCTGGCGTTTGTATGAATATTTTCTGGGTAGTTATTAAAAGGGCTGCATGACCCAGATGCCGCAAGGGCAGGTGTCGCGACAGAATCCGCAGGCAATGCATTTGCCGGCATCGGATGAATATTCATAGCCGACATCGGTTGGAACCTCACGGCGGGAAATGGCGTTTGTCGGGCAGATGGTTTCGCAGAGATGACAGTCACGGCATTTTCCGCAACTCAAGCAGCGGTCCGCTTCGGCTTCGACGGAGTTTGAAGAGGGTTCAGGGCAATAGTGCTCCAGGGTAAGATTCTTGAGATTAATGACTTTTTTATCAAAGGGCTTCCACTTTTCGCCCCTGATGGTTGCAATGATGAAGGCTGCGGCTTTTTTACCGCTGCCAAGTGCATTGGTTGCAAGGCCTGGACGTTCAACATCGCCCACTGCAAAGATTTTTTCATCCGAGGTCTGGCCGGCCTCATTAGCCTTGATCCACTGGGCGCCGCCAACGAAGATGGTCTCAATTTTCTCCGATAGAAATGAAAGGGCTGGGATATCGCCGATGGAAATGAGCACGGTATCCGCCGGAATCAATTCACCGGTGGAGGTGACCAGTCCCTTGTCGGTTACCTCTTTGGTCATAACCGGCCAGCGGAAAGTGGCGCCCAGCGCCTCGGCTGCAGCTTTCTCCTTGCCGAATGCAAGAGGCTTCTGGATGTCAACCAGGGTCACTTGTTCCGCCCCGAGTTTATAGGCATCACAGGCAACGTCGCACCCTACATTGCCGGCGCCGATGATAACTACTTTTTTGCCGACTTTAATGGGGTTGTCGGATTTAGCTGATTTGAGAAAATCAAGGGCGGTGATAACTTTTTCGTGACCCGGGAACGGAATTCTGCGGGGCTCATGGGTTCCCACGCCGATAATTACATAATCATATTTTTTCTTGAGATCGGTGAATTTCGATTTTGTCATGGTGACGCCGAAATGCACTTTTATATTTGGCATATTGAGGAAGCGGTCGATTTCCGCATCCCAGGTTGCCTTGGGCAGCCTGTCCCAGGGAATAACCTGGGCAAGTTTACCGCCGAGCTTGTCATCCTTTTCAAAAATATGTGCTTCAACGCCGGCCTGGGCAAGTTGCCAGGCAGCGTTCATTCCGGCAGGTCCGCCGCCGATGATCGCCACCTTTTTATTCAGGCTTTTCGCAACTTTGGGGGCAGGGACGTCCTTTACCGAACGGCCGAGCATGGCCACATTAATGCTTGAATCAATGGTTTGCCGTGAGCAGTTTTCCATGCAGAGATTCGGGCAGATAGCGCCGCAAACGGAACCGGGCAGCGGCGTATGCCGGAGGATCATTTCATAGGCCTCATCCATTTTTCCGTCACGGATAAGGCGTAACCGGTCAATGGTGGGTATGTGTACCGGACAATAAAATGTGCAGGGCGCTGAGGACTCGTGATTTGCCCAGAATGGTCTTCGCCGCCTCAGTTCATCGGTTTCGATGAGGCCGATGGGGCTCCGGTCAAGACCCGGTGCCAGGTCCCGGAGTGGGTCGCCGCCGAAAGCCTTATCCCAGACTTTGATCCGGAACTCGCTCATGGGCATGGGGCCTGAAAACATCAGGGCCCTTTCCTGGGGAGTAATCGCCTTTAAGACTTTCCATTCCTTGCGCACGGAAAGCTTTTTCAGGAGATTTTTTCTGCCGATGGTTTCAAGATAACCAGGCATCCTGTCCATGAGCCATTGCCACTGCCTGTCATCCGGTTCCATATCTTTGACATTGGTTCGTGAGTATGAATCATCGGTTTTGCCGCGGTAGTAGATTTCGCCGCCCACCATTCCGACACAGGGGCGGTAACCGAGAACGTTGTGCGGGTTTTTCGCCTCAATGCCGCAGATAATGCCGATGCCGCCGCAGTTGAATTCAGCAAAGGTGTCACCCACCGAGCCAAGGACCCAGAGCTCGGGTTTTTTGTATTCTGGATTCCATTTGGTCATGGTCAGGCCACGGGCGCCGATGGAACCGCCGATATAGACCTTACCTTCGGCCATGGCGTTGCAGACGCCATTGGTGGCATCACCCTTGATGGTGATCTCTGCGCCGATATTCAGGTAACCGACATCGTCGGAGGCTGAATTGTTGCAGACGATCTTGGTGCCGGGCATACCCATACTGCCGAGGCGCTGGCCACAAGGGCCGTTGATCTCGATATATACCGGCTTGCCATCGCTTTTAAGCCGGCCGGCTACATTGTGCTGACCATATGTTTCAAGCTTCAGGTTGTTTGATTTGGCAAAGGCCTTCTGGATCAACTCTTCGAAGTCTTTGGAGCTGATACGCTGGCCGTTTTCATCAAGCCCTTTTACTATTAATGCTTTACTCATATCATGTTCCTCTTAACACACGTATCTGATGTTCAAACGCTCAGCCGCATCCTTGTTGCCGATACCCAAGGCATCGGACATGCCGATTGGCAGACTTTGTGACCGACCAAGTGGCGCCATGACTTTCTTCATCTCGGTCTTGATGGACATAAAGGTCTCAGCCACGCGCTCGGCAACCCGATCCGGGTCGAGGCGACGGTAGATTTTCGGGTTCTGGCTGGTGATACCTTTCGGGCAGATCCCGAGATTACAGGCGTTACAACGGTTTTGTTCGTTGCCCAGGCAGCCGGCGGCAGACTGCATGATGTATTTACCCATATGCACGCCGCTGGCGCCGAGCATGATCAGGGCCATACCATTTTGGGTGACATTGCCGTTTTTGCCGACCCCACCGGCTGCGAACAGTGGAATTTCGTTCTGTTTGCCCTGGGCACAGAGGTCCAGGTAACACTCTCGTAAATTGGAAGCGATCGGGTGCCCGGTGGCATCCATACTGATGTTGTAGGCCGCGCCGGTACCGCCGTCAATCCCGTCGATCATCAGTGCAGAGGCATAGGGGTTTCTAACCAGGTTGTTCAAAACCGATTTGGCGGAGTTGGAACCGGAGATTTTCGGATAAACTGGCACCTTGAAGTTAAAGGCCATCGACATGGTCTGGATCATCTTCATGACCGACTCTTCAATGGAGTAAAGGGTCTGGTGGACCGGCGGCGAAGGCAAATCAACCCCTTCCGGAACGCCACGAAGACGGGCAATCAGCTTGCTGACCTTGTACCACATCAACAGGCCGCCATCACCGGGCTTGGCGCCCTGACCGTATTTGATCTCGATGGCGGCCGGATCACATTGCATCTCCGGAATGGCACGGATGATTTCGTCCCAACCGAAATAACCGGAGGCGATCTGCAGGATGATGTATTTCAGAAAGGGGCTTTTCAAAACCCATGGTGGGCAGCCGCCCTCACCGGTGGCCATGACTACCGGAATACCAAGCACTTCATTACAATAGGCAACACCCTGCAGAAGGCCCAGCCACATATTCGGCGACAGGGCTCCGAAAGACATGGAGCCGATGATGAACGGGAAGATTTCCCGGATTGGCGGGGTCCACTCGCC
Proteins encoded in this window:
- a CDS encoding saccharopine dehydrogenase family protein, with the translated sequence MSKVLIIGAGGVGGVVTHKCTQVPEVFDEIVLASRTVDKCDKINAQVGGSLKTAQIDADNTPELIELIKQYQPQLVVNVALPYQDLSIMDACLATGVDYLDTANYEPPDEAKFCYKWQWDYQERFREKGLMALLGCGFDPGVTNIFCAYARKHHFDEINYIDILDANAGDHGHPFATNFNPEINIREVTARGKYWENGQWLETDPLSIHQTFDFPAIGPKEAYLMYHEELESLVKNIKGLKRIRFWMTFSENYLRHLEVLQNVGMTRIDPIIYEGKEIIPLQFLKAVLPEPSSLGASTRGKTCIGCLIDGKKDGKAKKIFIYNVCDHQECFREVGSQAISYTTGVPAMIGAMLIVNGVWRKPGVFNVEELDPDPFMDKLMIHGLPWQIKEM
- a CDS encoding DUF3365 domain-containing protein encodes the protein MAMALGWSIIVVASLVWNLKLYTAENLQIALNVARTHLEKDLLYRKWNTQHGGVYVPITTKTPPNPYMDDQPNRDIKTSDGQSLTLMNPAYMTRQVYELGMVKHQVDGHITSLNPLRPENIADPWEAEALRAFEAGAKEFHAVTKFNDKDVMRLMIPLRTEEDCLSCHAEQGYDEGDIRGGISVTVPMEPFWTAKQQTTRNIWTGHVLFWLLGLLGAGLNFISLNKRIAERKDSEIALENSEARFRELFDRMSSGVAVFNAINNAEDFIFVDINKASEHIERLSREEVIGKSVVEVFPSIKEFGLFEVLQKVWRTGETAQHGAKEYKDNRIRGWRENFVYKLPSGEVVSIYRDMTRAKLAEENLQQAQKMEAIGTLAGGVAHDFNNILTAIIGYAELSLISTPQESNIHGHLEKIVKSGKRATDLVKQILTFSRQTDQERRVLLLQPAIKEALKLLRGTLPTTIEIHQEIETDCDPVLADVTQIHQVIMNLCTNAYHAMREKGGVLSVKLKEVKFDENHPSKHPELGPGKYAQISVRDTGHGMDKETLLRIFDPYFTTKKHGEGTGLGLATVHGIIKNHEGVIDVVSAPDKGTTFTLYFPIVEDKNRYEHIITSKPSLSKIAGRILLVDDEESISQLGEKILRLIGCNVSAFTDSLEAFEAFKAEPDNFDIIMTDQTMPGLTGIELSRKILEMRPDIPIILCTGFSEIVNEQQAKEQGVAEFIMKPLTIHSITEAVRRAQQKIKA
- a CDS encoding FAD-dependent oxidoreductase, whose translation is MSKALIVKGLDENGQRISSKDFEELIQKAFAKSNNLKLETYGQHNVAGRLKSDGKPVYIEINGPCGQRLGSMGMPGTKIVCNNSASDDVGYLNIGAEITIKGDATNGVCNAMAEGKVYIGGSIGARGLTMTKWNPEYKKPELWVLGSVGDTFAEFNCGGIGIICGIEAKNPHNVLGYRPCVGMVGGEIYYRGKTDDSYSRTNVKDMEPDDRQWQWLMDRMPGYLETIGRKNLLKKLSVRKEWKVLKAITPQERALMFSGPMPMSEFRIKVWDKAFGGDPLRDLAPGLDRSPIGLIETDELRRRRPFWANHESSAPCTFYCPVHIPTIDRLRLIRDGKMDEAYEMILRHTPLPGSVCGAICPNLCMENCSRQTIDSSINVAMLGRSVKDVPAPKVAKSLNKKVAIIGGGPAGMNAAWQLAQAGVEAHIFEKDDKLGGKLAQVIPWDRLPKATWDAEIDRFLNMPNIKVHFGVTMTKSKFTDLKKKYDYVIIGVGTHEPRRIPFPGHEKVITALDFLKSAKSDNPIKVGKKVVIIGAGNVGCDVACDAYKLGAEQVTLVDIQKPLAFGKEKAAAEALGATFRWPVMTKEVTDKGLVTSTGELIPADTVLISIGDIPALSFLSEKIETIFVGGAQWIKANEAGQTSDEKIFAVGDVERPGLATNALGSGKKAAAFIIATIRGEKWKPFDKKVINLKNLTLEHYCPEPSSNSVEAEADRCLSCGKCRDCHLCETICPTNAISRREVPTDVGYEYSSDAGKCIACGFCRDTCPCGIWVMQPF
- a CDS encoding 4Fe-4S binding protein; this encodes MVPIRSVTSDPGSLSPNDLPWIIEHNEDRCTLCGKCAAVCPVNTLKLSYMRKRMPKIVLSSSERGSSYKTFVGIRQNTDVGQRCIGCGSCAMVCPNAAIHPIHNKTDRYRFQNTKKGEAPTRGGRRNEPGPSLLDQISFNRISMLTDPALDAGRHEFSLNTLLGRVLPPEEFIRRQTTGEWTPPIREIFPFIIGSMSFGALSPNMWLGLLQGVAYCNEVLGIPVVMATGEGGCPPWVLKSPFLKYIILQIASGYFGWDEIIRAIPEMQCDPAAIEIKYGQGAKPGDGGLLMWYKVSKLIARLRGVPEGVDLPSPPVHQTLYSIEESVMKMIQTMSMAFNFKVPVYPKISGSNSAKSVLNNLVRNPYASALMIDGIDGGTGAAYNISMDATGHPIASNLRECYLDLCAQGKQNEIPLFAAGGVGKNGNVTQNGMALIMLGASGVHMGKYIMQSAAGCLGNEQNRCNACNLGICPKGITSQNPKIYRRLDPDRVAERVAETFMSIKTEMKKVMAPLGRSQSLPIGMSDALGIGNKDAAERLNIRYVC
- the nspC gene encoding carboxynorspermidine decarboxylase; this encodes MQIDLNNIPTPCYVCDRGKLEENLRIIDSVQKRTGCRILLAFKGFAMFSLFPQISKYLVGASASSLDEARLAREEFGSEVHVYVPAYREEEFAEIAGYADHLVFNSFSQWGFFRDKVAGIKKNISCGIRINPQYSEVETDLYNPCGRYSRLGVTRENFQPDKLSGISGLHFHALCEQNADALQNTLAAVEEKFGPWLKQMDWVNFGGGHHITRADYDIDLLCGLITDFAEKYGVQVYLEPGEAIALNIGVLVTRVLDIVKNEMDIAILDTSAAAHMPDVLEMPYRPEIVGAGKPGEFNHTFRLGGLTCLAGDVIGDYSFPKPLEIGQKLVFQDMGHYTMVKNNTFNGVRLPSIAIYDPQSGTTEIVRKFSYEDYRNRLS
- a CDS encoding PAS domain S-box protein; this translates as MAKNDAELFILKDAVDNAGEAFITIDKDSTVLFFNKAAESVFGYSQKEVLGKPLANILGPACREGHEHAVRRYIQTGQGKLIGHTTEFLAMRKGGETFPAAISFSVARVNDALYFTGIVRDLSEQQNLQNKLINAERLAALGQTVAEITHEIKNPLTIIGGFARRLAKNEQNAQNAEKLNIIVSEVDRLENLLKGLKTYYTPQILNLKRFDLCRIIDEVHALVSDECRSKKIDLEIKLHDTCILIEGDEEKLKQVLINVVKNSIEASGDGGKLSIETRYVENTAEIAVRDSGPGIPEAMKKKIFEPFFTTKQQGTGLGLAVSKRIVEGHAGSSFTIESEEGRGTVVKIALTRY